The genomic region ttttatttatatgcCGCAGAAGAGACTCTGACTTTGACAGCTGCCACTTTTAATTATCTCCACCACTCGCTTGCTAACTGCCCATTTGTTCTGCTAAATTGTTGCTGCCAAATCGGAAGTGAAATGTCGTCCGAGAAAAGGGGGACAGGAAAGAAGAGAAGAGGAAGGAAGGAGAGCTTCAGCAGAGCTCTAACTGGGGGACCAGAGAGGCGGAAACGCTCGTCTGCAGAGCATTCGTGTTGCCATGTTATCGTGACTAAGCGGCCTCATCATCACGAGCTTCAGACAGGGAGGTCGCTAGCTGAAGAGGAATCGAGGGTAAAGGTGAAATCTTAACCTGTGATATAAATATCTTAACTCACATCACTAGGGTGAGGATGATAGCAGGAAGAAGGACACACATGAAGTAGGCCTGATAGCGCAGAATAGACATGGTAACATAGAGTAGGCCTGTTACTGTGGAATAGACATGTTGGTATGGagcaggcctgtttgtgtggaaTAGACATTTTAGCATAGAACAGGTCTGTTAGTGTCTATTAGGTACATTAGCATAGAGCAGGCCTGTTAGTGTTGAATAGGCATATGAGCGTAGGGCAGGCCTGTTAGTGTTGAATAGGCATATGAGCGTAGAGCAGGCCTGTTAGTGTGGAATAGGCATATGAGCGTAGAGCAGGCCTGTCATCCTGAAATAAACCTATTAGCAGGCTTGTTATCCTGgaataaacatattagcatgcagCAGGCCTGTCAATCTGGAACAAATATATTAGCATACAGTTGTTCAATACTGGCAGCATGTGTGTCGGCCTGCATCAGGTTAGCCTGTCCCATTCTTTCATACATAAAGGAGTGTTAGCGTTAAAAAAAGGCTTTCACTATATCAAGGGCTTTAACTTTGGTATAAACTTCagcatgacctttgacctcagcTTAGACTAGTCAGTTCGGTTGAAGCTGCTGTTTTTCGCAGAACAGCCCTGCTCATGTTGTGTCCTGAACTGCGTCTCTGGCTCAGTGTTTCACAATATGACCACCAAATACCTGGATATGTTATGAAACTGTTCCTTGGAGCTTTTCGTCGTACGCGTATGATGCGCAGAAAGCGATGCTAAGTGCTGCGTCTGGAGAGATGCAGAAGTTCACTGGAGACCGGAGATGGGAGATGGAGTAATAGGACCCAACTCCCCGGCATCTGCGCAATCAGCAAGCATAAAGGGGCATTTCCATCCAAACGGCTGCCTTCTCTGATGAAATTAGATGTATTTACATTATATTCCCTGTGATTCAGAGCCCCGCGTTTGGCGGCTGAAGCGGAACAGAGCGAACATTGCAGCATATGAAGGGAACCTGGAGTCTCTTTCACAGGCTCCCAGCATTGTGCCACCCAGCCTTTGTTCCCTGGTGCTATAAAGGCGGCTGGATGTGCCTTTGAAATGCAACATGTATAACCTTGGGAATAGTAATGAGAAAATGTGGAAATACATTTAGATACGCAAACACACTCGCATGCGGTGATTCTGTATGTCTGAGGGCACCTTGACACCACAGTAAATTAATTCTAACCCCAACAAAACCATAGGTAGACGCTGATGAATTGGATGAGATCGAGGCAAGACTGGTAGTGATCACCACCACTCAAAACACACATCTATATGCATGGCCCCCCACAAGGTCTGTCCCCCCCGTAGGGCACAAGCAGTTACTACACTAGAAGTGGGAGGGGGACTTTTTGAACGGGGCCCCACAAACACCAAAATGCCCCTGCCAGGCACACCGTCACACGCCAAGGTAGCCCAGATTTCACCATGATCTTGCTCCGAGCCCGATAAACATGATGGACACAGACGGAGCCGAGAAACACAATGTCCCACAATGCTCCTGTGGTTACTGATCTGGGTGTCTGTCATAAGACTTTCAGCCGTGGGCAGAACAGGTGAGCAACTCTGCAGCGGTAGCGGTACATGGCATCATTACCCACGATGCCTTACTTTGGGGTCATAGGGTGGATGAATTCCTGCGCCTTGCCAGCGATTATGTCATCCTGTGGGTGACTCACAGCTCAGATGCACCATACTGAAGGTATACATCAGAGAACGAATGCAGGTGATAGAAATGACACTGGTTAGGGGGCTCGCTTTGTACTGCACTGGGCTGCCTTCTGCTGTACAATTCTTGTCTGATTTGCCAGTCAGTCTTGACTGGGTACACAAATGTGTTCTGGACtgtgggctttttttttttactgcatcgATGTACCTACAAGACAGTACGCCCACGCATCATTTACTGTGATTGTATCAGAGTCGGGGGTGCAGTTGGCTGTGAGTCACCACCTGGCTGATTATATACCCCTGACTAGACCGGCTTCAGCTGAACCACAGGTAGAACGCATAGGCCTTCAACAACCTCTCATCGAATCCTTTCAGCAAACGCTGGTGGCAGGCGGGCTGGAGAGCACTCTCACGCTGAAGATCATGCTGGTCCAGTGCTGGGCCCTGCTCTCACTGCAAGTGGACCAGCCGGTCGCTGAGTGCAGTGGAACCCGTGGGAGATGCAGGCAACAAGGTCTTGTGGCTGGGAGAGGGAAGCTGGAGGATATGGAGGAAAATGTGAGGCAGAGCACGATTCGCACAGAAAAATACAGACATTTACAAGGTCCCAAAAATCGCTGAAGTTACTGTTAAAGGGGAGCGACTGTGCAGTTCTTAATCATCCTTAACAtttatacatttacaaaagTTGATAGCTAGTACACTTGCTGAGGTATAATAGCTAGCAGATGAAGAAATGTAGCCATCTAGTGGTACTGTCTGGAACTGTAGCCGAGGATAGTTTAGGCTTGACGTGATTCATAAGGAAAATTGAGATTACACAAATGAATTTAGTGGTCAGAGCTAGGAGGTGTGACTGACTGTGTATCTTATCAGGGCTCTTTTGGTGGCTATTTATGTAGTAACATCTCACCGTGCAGCCTTTGGACTTGCCTCGATATCGCGTTCTTCGTTGAACTTTCTGCTTGACTATAACAACCGAGAGTCCAGTGGAACTATACCCTGCAATCTTTTGGTCAAATCCTAAGTCTTAAAGCTTTTTTAGGGTAGACCTTACTGCTTAATACATGGTGAATTCAAAGTTTAAAATATCTAGAACGAATTCTAGCTTACAACACACTTCGAGGATATAGCTTCAGATATTATTGAGCAACAGCACCCTCTGCTGGTGCAATTGGGGAATGTCCATAAATTGGTATTTAGCCTAGAGTTTCAAGACACAAAGGTGTCGGGTCTCACGTTTTACTCCCGAGACTCACCGGTGTTTTGTCTTTGCTACTATCTCACGGCCGTGCgtttaaaccaaacaaaaaagtTACCAGAAATGATTTACTGCAGAGGCTTATCTGAATAcacataaaaatgtcaccatttttTAAACTTCACTACATTCATTTCTGGGCTATAAATGAATGTCCCGGTGGGTATCTGTCGCGACTCCAGGTAATAAAGTAGTTTTGTGACACTGCTGTCAGTTGCACCTAAAATGGCTGAGGCGCCATCTAGATGCGAAACCTCCTGGCATTATTTGTTAAAGTGTCAGACCAGTGGAAACTTCAATATCATAGTATCGAAAAAGCAAAGGCGAAGTTACACGTTTTGTAAGGTGTGTCGGCGAGTCTACAAGCGTTATTTTGtagtaacaataacaataaaagctAATGTTATGAGCATTGGATATTAGCATTTTTGTGAGCTGACAGTTTTCACCGAAATGTACAAGGTTCCGTCGCCCAACTCGCTGTTTTCAATGCAATTATGTTGACATGTATTAGAATAGTTGGCGGATAGTTTGCATTTTGTAAAGATAAAATACATTTGCCTGTTTTGCCGCATAGTCAAATACGCGTCCACGCACCTGCCAAAAAAAACGCTTTTAATTTTCCTTGGTTTTGTTTGACTTCTTGGATATTTTCTCCCTtttgttaattttatttctttctACTATTTTATAGTCATGTATTTAGTCATGTATTTGATTATTAAAATGAATTGTGAGATTACGTGTAGCAGTTATTACACGCAAATCTTGATTAAACTTACATTGAACTTATTTCATTAAGACTCAACACCCGGCGATTCCCCGCTGACGGCCACACGGCGGCGCTACACCGCACCTAGATTCTTAACTAGAATACCTGACGGTTTCTGATCAGCTAACTGCAGACCACCAGGCTTTGTAGGGGGTCTTGACCTCCCAGAGCCAGTGTACTTCGCCATGAACGCGCATGACGTCAGCTCACCGGTGGGGGAGGCGATATCTTTCGCTTGACCGCGGGTGCGCTCATTCAGCTGGAGTGCGGCGCGCTTAGCGGAGGCATAGAAGGAAGCTCGACACCGAAACTTGGGGGTTTAACGGAGGTTTTACCAATGAACACAGAAGCGTGGGCGGATAGTTATCGACTGAGCTCGGCCACCTTCTGAAAGGTAATTTCCGCGCTGACTTTGTTATCTTCGCAAGTTTGGGGCTGCCGTGTACCCCGTGTACAGCTTTTCCCTAATATATCGCGGCATGTCTTCGCAGTAAAATGGACAAACCTTAACGCATCTTGATCTGAAAGTCTGAGTCTAGTTTGCGGTTTTGCGGCTTTAATCTCCGCTTTGCGGGAAACCTGAATTCCGATGAAGGTCCGCGTGTAAGTGTGCAATCAAAaactttctcttttctttttttgcaaataCGCAGCGCCCGCAAACTTTGAACCACTCTAATAAATGATTAACATTTTAAGCTTTTCAATATGGATTATCCCGCTACATGGATTAAGCGCATCTGCCGGATCGTAGTGTTCGCAAATTGAACTCCCTTGAACCCTAAACCTGCAAGACTTGATATGGAAGAAGCAAACGAGGTGGATCTTTCCAACAACAACATCACTCCGCAATGGATGAGGCGGTGCCCCAGCGATATGGGCGAACCCAGGTCTCGCAGCTATAAGACTGACGGAGTGGATGACAGGAGGACTATCGCCTGCTCCCAGTCTCCAGAaaatattttgtgttcagcgaCTGAGACACTGGTCCTgaagcacattttgaagaaaccTACTTACTACAAGCCCAGGATGGTGAAAGTAATTAGCATTGGGGAAAATGATGAAAACGGTGATCAGCCCCCTCAACCCAAGACCAAGTTGGAAAATGAAGCAGCCATTGTGGAGAACCAGACGTACCACACGGTGAGCAGGACCCAGGCTAACAAAAACTGCCCACGTTGGTCGGGCAGCTCCCGTCCCAATGAGCAGCACAGTGACACCCTGGACTACATTTCCACCCCTGTGGCTTTGACCTCCAGGAAAGACCAGATTGTTTTTGGGTCCAGCCTGGACTCACCGGACCACATCTGGCAGAAACAGGGGTCACCCTCTGCCATTAGAAACTGCAGCCATTCGCCCCCCTCAGACTTCGGGGCCCCCTCGGCGTCCGGATCAGCGTCTGATCCCCCCACCCCTAGCACGTCCTGCCCCTCGCCCATGTCCTGCAGCACCTCGGACCCGCCCACGCCGCAGAGTCCCTCCCCGGGGGAGAGAGGCGTGCTTCTCCGCCAGGCCTCTGAAAACAGAGCCCCGTCCAACATTGTTCTGAGCACCAACAGTCCGGCGGCGCTGAAACTCGGCACCCAGCAGCTGATCCCCAAGGGCCTGGCGTCCTGCATGCGGTCCGGCAAAGCGGCCCCCGGTAACCATGGCAACCAGGGCAGCGCGGGCCTGCTGGAGGCGCCCAGGCGGGCCCCGCGGGTGCGGAGCATGGTGGAGGCGGGAGCCTTTTTCTCCACCAGCGGGGACGGCGCGGAGGAGGCCGGCGATGGCGCTGACTGCAGTCCCGGCTCACTGAGACGGGCGACGCGATCCACGTCCTACCGGCGCGCCGTGGTCAGCGGGATCGACCTGGATGTCACCGACGTCCTGTGCCAGCCTCCGCTGATCCTGCCAGATGGCAGGGGGTGGCCCCCAAGTCCAGCCAAGAACAAGGTGGGTGACATGCAGGGCACCTTTTGCAATACGTTTGCTACTTTGGTGACAGACAATGCCAGTGCCCAGAGACAGTGACGCTGCCCGATGGGGTCCGCTGGGCTGCCCGATGGGGTCCGCTGGGCTGCCCGATGGGGTCCGCTGGGCTGCCTGCTTCTGGGTTGCTTAGAAACCTTGCGCGTCAGAGTGCCTGGCATTTCTGCTTTCCGCAACACTTGACCAGTAAAGCTGCTTGTCTAAAAACACTGCCCCGTGTCTGAAAAATGAATTGCCCTCCCCATGTCCCTCCCAGACCCTGGAGAGGAAGAAGGGTCTGCCGACCCAGAAGACCTTCGACAGTGAGGGTGAGCAGACCTTTTGATATTTGCCTGCGTCGTGTCCACTGAGTTCAATCTGGAATTCAGCACGACATGTGGGAGGCGAttctgactggggggggggtcacctttATCTACTCCTGGGTGTCTGCTTATTGCGTGTGATTTAGCAGAGGTTTCGTGCTGGAATGGAGCTTTTCCAGCTTCTCCGTCACACTCTGTCTGTTCTGttcacattcactttcatttctgCTGACTTCACCTTTGCACCCTCTTAGAAGGATTTGGGAATAACTCTGCTTAGAAATGTCGTCAGATTTCACGAAACACTTGACTTCATTCTTTACACCGGTGtgacctttgtgtgtgtgtgtcaggggaTGAGGTTATGTACCAGAACTACCAGGAGAAGGCCCTGCATAATGACTCGGATGAGGAAGCGGAGTCCAGGATGCCCGAACCGGACCCTGGCATTGTGGTTCAGTACCGATCCATACAGACGTGCTGGAGCAGGCTGAGTGTGGTGAGGGGATGGGCTGGggtcctcacacacacacacacaggcttccTTCTCCCATGTTTGTATCGTGGCCCCGCCCTCTGCCTCCGATTACGCTATTGCGCAATGTTACACTGAGGAATGCACTGTTGTTTGCTGCCTGTCTCGCTCTTCCCCGTTTGTGCCCCATTGAAGCCTGCGTGGGCCGGACCGGGTCGGGGTAGCTGCTGTACTTTCGACACAGTAGCACCAGGATTAGTGCTGACAGAGCTGGTTTGCAGGGAGAGTGCAATGCACTAGCGGTGGTTTATCCTTAACAGATGCTGGATGCTTTCATTTTATCTTCTGTGATTGGGTCCagatggtttgggggggggggggagagggcggGGCCGGGGGGGGTGGCTGAGGTGTTTCTCGCTGCTGGTGACGGCCGCCGTTCCCGCCGTAAAGGGCGCGGCCCTGTTCCGTGAATCTGCCCCCCTGTCTGGGTGACAAGTTTTCTAAGAAATGGGCCGTTATCAGATTCCGGGTCTTTTCGCTTCTTGCGTGGAATTCCCCAGTGGCGTGCCCGTGGGCATGTGGCGCTCTTCCCAAAAGCCGGCACCAGGTGTGGGAGCTGAGAGTGTGGCCTGTCAGGTGACGGGTGGGtgtgcccgggggggggggggttaaaattAGAGCCAAGACCAGAACATGACCTGCATCCAGGCCAGTGATTCTATGTTTCTGTGTAGACAGGTCTGATTGTCCTGCTTTTCTGGTTAAAGAATAATGGAATGTTCCAAAGGGCTGCCAAGGTGTCAGTGCTGAAATGTGCcggcacaaatacacacacacacacacacacacacacacacacacacacacacagctggaaTAATACAGGCTGCTATGTTTCCCTCTTTTCCTTCCAGGTCAAAAAGAGTGGGGTGTGTGAGAAAATGACACCCGAGGAGAGGAAGAGGCAGGAGGTAAAAAGTCTTCTCACCTGCATGCTGCTGCCTATGTCACTTCCTGCCGGATTACAGCCGCCACCAGGGGCTGCTGGGATATGCGGTGGaatgtttctctgtctgtcagAGCtgatgggtatggggggggggggtagcgtgTGGGCTTTTCCCAGAGTCGCACTGGCATCTTCAGTGTGGGAACTGTCCCATAATGTAGTGCAGCAAGGCAGCATGGGAACAGCCAAGCTGTCTGAGCTTGAGGGTGGTAGCTTAGTGACCATGTTTGTGCCATAAATACATTATGGGTGGGACTGAACGAAGGAGGAGACAAAGGATCTTAAAGAAACAGGGACCTGAGTTCGCCGATGATGCCCTGATGGCCTCCTTGTCTTCTCAGGCCATCTTTGAGGTCATCTCCTCAGAGCACTCCTACCTGCGCAGTCTGCAGGTCCTCATTCGCATGTTCAAGAACTCCGCAGAGCTGAGAGACACCATGACCAAGACGGAGAACCACCACCTCTTCTCCAACATCACCGATGTCTGTGAAGCCAGCACAAAGTGAGTTCTGTGAGGCTTTGCGTGTCCACTGCTGGAGAAACACACAGTTTGGTTTCTACCCCCGACCAATGAATGTggtcattatttaaaaatgcagactgAGCTCCCCCTGGTGTCCAGCATCACCCGCCGCCCTCGGCGGGTGATGCTGCTTTCGGTAGGAAACCTAAGACCATGTGCTTTAGGGAAGATAATATAATACCATTGTTTTTGTTGCCTTATCTTCTGTGCTGGATCTGAAACATCTTGTCTGTGGGGTCCACAGGGACCCCAGCAAAATAATCTGCTCTGACAGGCTCTCTCTCGTCGGGTGCCAGGTGGGTATGGGCTCGCACCCTGGGCTGGGCCTGTGTATGCTGACCAGGGAGCCGCCCTGGGAGAGTCAGGAATACCTGGCCAGGGAAGTGCGTGAGGGAGTCCGGAGGGGGAGTGACTCCAGTCAGGTGTCTGTCGGTATGGGATGGGCTCAGCTGAGCGCTTATTCCTCTGGGATTGGCTTGATGCCAAGTCACCTGATCAGTTTCCGTGCCAACTACATTTGATACGTTCATTGTAAAGTATTGTTACTTGATTGCCTCCACGAACTCGAGCGTTTCGATTCACATCGGTACCACCATTGATAATATTGATTGTTCTCCCGCCCCCCTGTGTTCCCACGGGGACGGCGGAGAAGGGCAAGCTGGGTCACCAGCCCGTGACTCATCCTCTAAACTGGCATGTGCCATTAAATGCAGATCCAGCCCAGAAGATTAGGCTCTGGGTTTCCTGTAATCGCGCAGATTTGGGTGTAGCTGCGTgtcggtgaaagtggcacgttTCTGCCAACGTCGCTCACGATCTTTatctctttttaaaactttttaaaaacaaatgagTCAATAGGGCACTTTGACTGGCATCTTCTTCAGGCTTTTTTCGCTCTTTGTTTCACTGTAGAACAAACGTTTACTGAGGACTAATAGTACGAAGTACGTAAATGACTAAGAACAGGATTGTAACACAAGTGGTGTTTATTTTGCAGAATCGCGCAGCTAGACACCCACCCACTTGGCTGGTTCCGTTTGTCCTTGCCGATGTGCTGTGTGTTAAGGTTCAGCGTTCCAGTTTGATAGTTAGGAAAAGCTGGAAGTCCAGTATGGGGAGCAGAGTCCCCCCCCCTGATTGTTTTGGGCTAAGAATGTTCTGGAGTGTGCCGTGGCACTGGTGTGGTGGCTTTAGCCTCAGGGTGGTCACATGATTCAGTTTGGAGGCTGGGTGATCTGCTCACAGCCAGCTCTTGTTATATGACGTTCAAAATAAGTATGATATACTGACGTACGCAGTGCTGTGAGAATGCCACAGCAAGTCCTGTCCTGTTATGAATCCACTCAGATGTTTACATTTATTGGGTCTTGCTTGGGGGAGCTttagccctgggatttgaactagcaaccttccagtcacaggGACACTACGCAATACACTGCCTCCTAACACTGGCGACGATGTCTGAGATGTATTTGGGTGGCGTGGCAAGACGGTGAACCTGATGATGAGAAAGGAACTTTAGTCTGTTACCATGGTTTCCGCGTAGAAGCCGCTGTTGACCACTGGCTGCGGCTCACCGCTTTGTCACAtgggtgcattgtgggaaagcaGCTAGTTTACACTAGGCGTACTGCAAGCATAGATCATCCTCCTGCCCCCAGTCATCTGGCCTCTCTCTTCACTCAgctattatgggatgtcactTACTGAGAACAATGATGCGTTTGAGCCGTCTGGCCGACTCTCCCAGTATCGACACTGTTGTATTTTCATTCCTCTGGTTTGGGATGCTGCCATTTCCAGTTTATGCCGTCCACACTGAGTATCCCAGGCCAGATCTGAGGTTCCTCTGCTCCCCGTGGGCAAGTCGAGTCGCAACAGAAGCAGTTTCATCCGCTGTCCTCAGGGCCTGTGATGTAGCAGATGGGATGTTTTTAGTGATCGCTTTGTGGAGATCGTTTGCACGGTTTTTTTTACAGCCTGCGCTCTGCTGCGATGCCCACAAGGTCACGGGTGTGGTGTG from Brienomyrus brachyistius isolate T26 chromosome 17, BBRACH_0.4, whole genome shotgun sequence harbors:
- the LOC125711384 gene encoding rho guanine nucleotide exchange factor 26-like; the protein is MEEANEVDLSNNNITPQWMRRCPSDMGEPRSRSYKTDGVDDRRTIACSQSPENILCSATETLVLKHILKKPTYYKPRMVKVISIGENDENGDQPPQPKTKLENEAAIVENQTYHTVSRTQANKNCPRWSGSSRPNEQHSDTLDYISTPVALTSRKDQIVFGSSLDSPDHIWQKQGSPSAIRNCSHSPPSDFGAPSASGSASDPPTPSTSCPSPMSCSTSDPPTPQSPSPGERGVLLRQASENRAPSNIVLSTNSPAALKLGTQQLIPKGLASCMRSGKAAPGNHGNQGSAGLLEAPRRAPRVRSMVEAGAFFSTSGDGAEEAGDGADCSPGSLRRATRSTSYRRAVVSGIDLDVTDVLCQPPLILPDGRGWPPSPAKNKTLERKKGLPTQKTFDSEGDEVMYQNYQEKALHNDSDEEAESRMPEPDPGIVVQYRSIQTCWSRLSVVKKSGVCEKMTPEERKRQEAIFEVISSEHSYLRSLQVLIRMFKNSAELRDTMTKTENHHLFSNITDVCEASTKFFKELEDRHQQNFVMDDISDIVEKHARYTFDPYVTYCSNEVYQQRTLQKLLTKNPTFKEVLSGIEAHQDCRNLPMHSFLILPMQRVTRLPLLLDTICQKTAQDSACYSTCKKALQAVSKLVRQCNEGARRMERTEMMYTINSQLGFKIKPFPLVSSSRWLVKRGELTTVVEDNSRFIKRVSRLPVYLFLFNDVLIVTRKKSEESYTVMDYALRDQIKVELCQADELNLSPVRSPTSMLTSRQPVACHLFKMRFCSNHSQEMVSRVLGAEQLNERARWVTALGQSTNDRKNMDKTELAQVEVTRTYTAKQPDELSLQVADVVLLWQTVDDGWYEGQRLRDGECGWFPAECAEVITCQATIQRNVQRMDRLQRLETNV